In the genome of Bremerella sp. P1, the window TACCCCCTTGCGTCGAAATCGATTGAGAAACGAGTTGGCGCGTCGCATCCTTGCGAAGGCCAAGTCGAAAGAGAACTCGCCGGGAGCACGCATCTTGCCATGCTTTCCAGCTTCTCCTAAGTACCGTTTCGGCACGCGGTTTCACACGAGTTCACACAAATTCGCTCGCTAGCTATGCCGTCACTACACACCAGCAAGTGCATCCAACGGCACCGATGAAATCTAAGTCACCATGGCAACTTAGGTTTGTTAAGAAGCGGTCTGGTGCGAGAGTGCTTTCATCGACGAACGCTTGTGTGAAAAATTTTTTCGCCAGCTTGAACTACCAAGGGGAAGTGGTAGCCTGAACAGCGTATTTGATCCCCCATTCCAAAGGCACCTACGATGTCGGAAAAGACGATCTTCAAGCGAATCATCGACAAAGAAATCCCAGCGGACATTATCTACGAAGACGACCACTGTCTGGCGTTCATGGACATCGCTCCCAAAGCTCCGACCCATGTGTTGATCATCCCCAAAAAGGAGATTGCCACGGTTGACGACGTCGCCGACGAAGACGCCGCCCTGATCGGCCACATGTGGCTCGTCATTCGCAACCTGGCCCGCGACTTGGGCCTGGAAGAAGGCTACCGTGTGATCGTCAATTGCAAAGAAGCTGGAGGCCAGGAAGTGCCGCATTTGCATTATCACTTGCTGGGCGGCCGTCAGATGACCTGGCCGCCAGGTTAATCATCTTCCTTAATGAATGGGTTGCCAGTCACGTGTACGGAGCCTTCGTGCCAACTTCAGACGCTTTGCATGAGTAGTACTACGAAGCCACGAAAGCTCCAAGCAAGCGTTCTTAGCCAGTTCGTTCGGACCAAGCGTCGATGAGCACTTTCGTCGAATGAACGAGACAATATGTCATGGCAAGGAACCTGCAAGAACATGGTCGACGCCCAGATCAACAGCAGGGCAAGCAATCCCGCCCAGACCTGCCAGAGTTCAACGGCTCCAGGCCGCATCCATAAGAGCGAGACCGCGGTGGATAATTCGATCAGCATAGGCGGTCCGACTACCCAAGTCGTTAATGCGACGTGGCATCGCTCGTATTCGGAGAACTGCTCGCTTCCAACCGCGGCAAGTAAAGGGTAATGAACCACCTGGACAAACCAAATAAGTCCGACCATGTACCAGGTCGAAGCGGCGTGCAGAAGAAAAAGTGCTTGGACAAGATCAAACATGACTACTCAAAATTGAACCGATTTTCTCCAGGACACCAACACGGCAACGATGATCCGGGAAAGAACCGCAGATTACCCCCGAACGCAACAAGTGGGAGGGCGATAACCTTCGCGAGCGATTTACACCGTTGGCATCGCCAGAAAGATCTCTTAAGGACACTCGCTTAACAACGGTCTAAACTGTCGGGTAAGGTCAGGACTTCGTGTTTCTGATAGACAATTCGAACTGCTTCTCGCAAAGAGTATTTCCAAGGTGCTCAGAGTTTGACAACACTCATGGATCCAACCCAGACTCTCAAGGTATTCCATAGTGACAGCTTCCCACTTCCGCTACCCAGTGGCCATCGATTCCCCATCGACAAATACGCCATGCTGCGAGAACGGCTGCAAAGTGGAGGGATGAAAGATCGATTAGAGTTTTGCATCCCTAGCGCGGTTACCGACGATGAACTGTTGTTGGTCCACACCAACGAATATCTTGAAAAGCTTCAACACGGAACGCTTTCCTCGCTTGAGCAGCGACGAATTGGATTTCCCTGGTCGCCAGAAATGGTAGAACGCTCTCGCCGGTCGACCGGTGGAACGCTGGGGGCTGCCAGGGCTGCTCTTACTGAAGGTGCTGGCGCGCACCTGGCCGGTGGCACTCATCACGCTTTTGCCGATCATGGGCAAGGCTTCTGTGTCTTCAACGATGTCGCGGTCACCGTGCGCGTCTTGCAAGCCGAGCAACGGATTCGTTCGGCCGTTGTGATCGATCTTGATGTCCACCAAGGAAACGGCACGGCGTCGATATTCTTGGCAGACCCGAGTGTATTCACTTTTTCAATGCATGGAGACAAGAACTTTCCCTTCTCGAAATGCAACGGTGACCTCGATATTGCCTTGCCCAAAGGAACGTCGGACAGCACCTACTTGGAACTCCTGTCCGAGGCACTCGCCCGTTTGCCTCTCTCGGATGTCGATATCGCCTTTTACCTCGCTGGCGCGGATTGCTACGAGCATGACCGACTTGGGACGCTCAAGCTAACCCAGGCAGGCCTGCTGCAAAGAGACGAAATGGTTTTTCAAGCTTGTCAGACGCATCATTTACCCGTCGCCCTGGCCATGGCCGGCGGCTACGCCGACAACTTGGAAGACATTGCGACTATCCATTGCGACACAACTGAAGCGATGCTGAAGAGTTGGTCGCCAGGCTGAACGTTACCGTACAATGCGACTGCTTTAGCTACGGCAGGAAGTCGGGAAGGTATGGACCGACCAACCCAACAACAAAGCTTGCCTGACTCAATGCAATACTGGTGATCGCTATGCCGCTGCCTCGGAGCAGACCATTCGAGGAGTGGATACGTAGCAGGGACTGAATCCCCAGTACAGTCGCCAGAACGCAGAACGGATACCAGCCTGCCCAACAGGCCCACATGATGGGAATCATATCCCACCTCTGCCCCGTCGCTCCTCGCATAACGTAGACGTAGATCACACAGGCCAGCCAGAGCAGATACCAAATCGCAATGATGCTAAGGCTTGCCACGGCGAGAAGGCTGGTCCTGGCATTCGCTGGCATATGTCTCAGATTCCCCCAGAAGCGAAATTCTTATTGTAATTCGCCTTAGTCATGGTTCGCTGCACAACATGCATGTCAATCAGTCGCTTACCGCTGTTTAGCGGCCTATTCGTATTCAATTTCGATCAAGTCTTCGAGGCGTTCCTGTAGCTTGTTATATTCTTCTGCTGTGTAGCTTAACGGTTCTAGTTCAAGTGACTCAGCGACGAAAGCCAGGATCTTGCGTTGCCGCTCATCGGGAACGAAGCCGACACTATAGTGATCTCTATTGGTCGGCTTCCAATCAGGATCCCCGTAGGCGGCCAACGCTACCTCAGGAGCATAAGCGAACTGCCCCAGCCCAAAAAAACCACGACGAAGACCAAGTCGCAGAAAGTCGCGGAAGTTCTCCGCAAGCAAGTGGTTCTCGTCGTTAGAATTTGAAGGTGCCGTCAGTATGACGGGCGAGGTTTCATCCACTCGATAATCGCGAACGATGAAACTGTAGTGC includes:
- a CDS encoding histidine triad nucleotide-binding protein — protein: MSEKTIFKRIIDKEIPADIIYEDDHCLAFMDIAPKAPTHVLIIPKKEIATVDDVADEDAALIGHMWLVIRNLARDLGLEEGYRVIVNCKEAGGQEVPHLHYHLLGGRQMTWPPG
- a CDS encoding histone deacetylase family protein, whose product is MTTLMDPTQTLKVFHSDSFPLPLPSGHRFPIDKYAMLRERLQSGGMKDRLEFCIPSAVTDDELLLVHTNEYLEKLQHGTLSSLEQRRIGFPWSPEMVERSRRSTGGTLGAARAALTEGAGAHLAGGTHHAFADHGQGFCVFNDVAVTVRVLQAEQRIRSAVVIDLDVHQGNGTASIFLADPSVFTFSMHGDKNFPFSKCNGDLDIALPKGTSDSTYLELLSEALARLPLSDVDIAFYLAGADCYEHDRLGTLKLTQAGLLQRDEMVFQACQTHHLPVALAMAGGYADNLEDIATIHCDTTEAMLKSWSPG